From one Triticum aestivum cultivar Chinese Spring chromosome 4B, IWGSC CS RefSeq v2.1, whole genome shotgun sequence genomic stretch:
- the LOC123091902 gene encoding uncharacterized protein, whose product MREADQPAGGTAPTDHAEPSTATDMYIDSGGDHAGRDPGAKRRRGGGSGVDAHVVVQRREKRQILAWRVRQYRSLVAEAKAAARRARIRAVRKRTAAWKSVQRQLTRAALSCDGLHKWSPGGGGGAA is encoded by the coding sequence ATGAGAGAGGCGGATCAGCCGGCGGGCGGGACAGCCCCCACGGACCACGCCGAGCCGAGCACCGCAACCGACATGTACATCGACTCCGGCGGAGACCATGCGGGCAGGGATCCGGGTGCCAaaaggaggcgcggcggcggcagcggcgttgATGCGCACGTCGTGGTCCAGAGGCGGGAGAAGCGCCAGATCCTCGCGTGGAGGGTGCGCCAGTACCGGTCCCTGGTGGCCGAGGCCAAGGCGGCGGCAAGGAGGGCAAGAATCCGGGCGGTGAGGAAGAGGACGGCCGCTTGGAAGAGCGTCCAACGGCAACTCACGCGCGCCGCCCTGAGCTGCGACGGCCTGCACAAATGGAgccccggcggcggcggaggagctgctTAG